The DNA sequence CCTTGTTATTTTAATATTATAAATAATAAAATATTTAAAATTTGAATAAAGATAAAATAAATAAAATATATAAAAATTTTTTTCATATTTTCAAAAAAGTGAACAAAAAAGCACATAGTGCTAATTATTTTTTTTGGTTCATTCAAAAAATTCCTTAAAAGTAAATCTTTTTTGAATTGTGAGGAATTTAGTCCCTTTATTTAAACTGACTTTAAGATTAGCAAGAACTATGTGTAAAATCCTGAGTTTCCAAGTTAGACTCGTTTTTGTGACTCTATTTTTTATACCTTTTATACTACGTATAAAAGAACACAAAATAATTTAATTTTTTTGTACATAATTACATTGTAGTTGTGGTATAATATAAGTTATGAAAAAAGATAAATGAATAGTTGTAAAAAGCAAAAGAAAAGATGAATATTATATATCATTAGCAATCAGTGGCGGATATGGTAAAGGTTATAAAAAATCAATCGGTATCGGAAGTTTAAGTGAACTACAAAAATTCAACTCTGATCCAATTAATGCTCTTAAAACTGAGTGTGAAAACTGAGATACTGAGTGAGATAGAAACAAATTAAAACCAATAGTTGACAAATTCTTAAAAAAGAATCAAACTAAAATTAAAGTTTCAAATTATTCTCTAGAAATTATTAATAAATTTATAGATAAATTAAATATTTTTAATGATTTAAAATCAACGAAATCAAAAAATGTTGTGGACATTTTAAGATATATGCTTCAAAAAAGAGTTGTTGAAAAGAAAAGTATTTGAGGAATTTTCAATTCACAAGAAGAAACTGATACTGAATTAAATGTTGGAAAAACTAGTTTCTACAATGCTTTAGATTACTTATTTGATAACAAGGAACAAATTCTTAAAAATATAAATAATCAATTAGTATCAGAAAATAAGAGAAAATTACAAGTTCTTTGATATGACACAACAACTGCTTATTTTGAATCATTTTCAAGAATAGGAATAAGAGTACAAGGAACAAATTCTTAAAAATATAAATAATCAATTAGTATCAGAAAATAAGAGAAAATTACAAGTTCTTTGATATGACACAACAACTGCTTATTTTGAATCATTTTCAAGAATAGGAATAAGAGTACCTGGTTTTTCTAAAGATGGAAAATTTAAAGAAGATCAAGTAGTTATTGGTTTAATTACAGATGAAAACGGAATTCCATTGCATTATAAATTGTTCCCCGGAAATACAACTGATTCAAAAACTTTCATTCATTTTATGCTTGAGATGAAAAGAGTTTATGAAATTGAAAAAGTTGTAATTGTTTGTGATAAAGGGATGAGTACAAACGCTAACATTAGATTTTTAGAAGCACACGGTATTGACTATATCATTTCATATCGTATGAAAGCAGGAAGTAAAAAAGTCAAGGAATACGTCTTAAAACAAGATGACTACGTTAATTATGGTGGAGATTTTAAGTATAAGGAACAAACATATTTTTCAACTTGACAAAATGGTAGAAAAAACGATAAAGTGAGACGAAGAATTATCTCTTACTCTTCATCAAGAGCTTCAAAAGACAGAAAAGATAGAGAAAATTTAGTCAATAACTTCTATAAAAAAGCTAAAAACGGAATGGTTTCAGCTTCTGATTTAAAAAGTGAGACGAAGAATTATCTCTTACTCTTCATCAAGAGCTTCAAAAGACAGAAAAGATAGAGAAAATTTAGTCAATAACTTCTATAAAAAAGCTAAAAACGGAATGGTTTCAGCTTCTGATTTAAATTCAATTAAAAAATATAAATTCTTCCAAAAAGTTAATGAAGACACATTATACAAATTGAATTACGACAAAATTGAAGAAGACGAACAATTTGATGGATATT is a window from the Mycoplasma anserisalpingitidis genome containing:
- a CDS encoding IS1634 family transposase, whose protein sequence is MQVLWYDTTTAYFESFSRIGIRVPGFSKDGKFKEDQVVIGLITDENGIPLHYKLFPGNTTDSKTFIHFMLEMKRVYEIEKVVIVCDKGMSTNANIRFLEAHGIDYIISYRMKAGSKKVKEYVLKQDDYVNYGGDFKYKEQTYFSTWQNGRKNDKVRRRIISYSSSRASKDRKDRENLVNNFYKKAKNGMVSASDLKSETKNYLLLFIKSFKRQKR